Proteins found in one Corynebacterium canis genomic segment:
- the prfA gene encoding peptide chain release factor 1 — MAKQVSVVDDILAEYQGLEMQLSDPELHNDVARARKVGKRYSELQPIIKVHTELTQVRADLADAREMAHEDHDFVSEVERLAAREVELEEQLADLLAPRDPHDGDDIVMEIKSGAGGEEAALFAAEIARMYQRFAEKNGFTCEVLGVSESDLGGVKDLTMSIRSKQPSRDGAWSVFKFEGGVHRVQRVPVTESQGRIQTSAAGVLVYPEPDEVEAVEIDDKDLRIDVYRSSGKGGQGVNTTDSAVRITHLPTGIVVTCQKERSQIQNKARAMQVLAARLQQLAEEAADAEAAEGRAAQIRTLDRSERIRTYNWPENRISDHRIGYKANNLDTVLNGELGDLFAALQAADRAARLEAE, encoded by the coding sequence ATGGCAAAGCAGGTTTCGGTCGTCGACGATATTCTCGCGGAATATCAGGGCCTGGAGATGCAGCTCAGCGACCCTGAATTGCATAATGATGTGGCCCGCGCGCGCAAGGTGGGCAAGCGCTATTCGGAGCTGCAGCCGATTATCAAGGTGCACACGGAGCTGACCCAGGTGCGCGCGGATCTTGCGGACGCCCGCGAAATGGCGCACGAGGATCACGATTTCGTGTCCGAGGTGGAGCGCCTTGCCGCCCGCGAGGTGGAGTTGGAGGAGCAGCTGGCCGACCTGCTGGCCCCGCGCGACCCGCACGACGGCGACGATATTGTCATGGAGATCAAGTCCGGCGCCGGCGGCGAGGAGGCCGCCCTGTTCGCCGCGGAAATCGCACGCATGTATCAGCGTTTCGCGGAGAAGAACGGTTTTACCTGCGAGGTGCTGGGCGTGTCCGAGTCGGATCTGGGCGGCGTCAAGGACCTGACCATGTCTATCCGTTCCAAGCAGCCCTCGCGCGATGGCGCGTGGAGCGTGTTTAAGTTCGAGGGCGGCGTGCACCGCGTGCAGCGGGTTCCGGTAACGGAGTCCCAGGGCCGCATCCAAACCTCCGCGGCCGGGGTGCTGGTGTACCCGGAGCCGGACGAGGTGGAGGCCGTGGAGATCGACGATAAGGATCTGCGCATCGATGTGTACCGTTCTTCCGGCAAGGGCGGCCAGGGCGTGAATACCACGGATTCCGCGGTGCGGATTACGCACCTGCCCACGGGCATTGTGGTGACGTGTCAGAAGGAACGTTCGCAGATTCAGAACAAGGCCCGGGCGATGCAGGTATTGGCCGCGCGCTTGCAGCAATTGGCCGAGGAGGCCGCGGACGCGGAGGCTGCGGAGGGCCGCGCCGCCCAGATTCGCACCTTGGACCGTTCGGAGCGCATCCGTACCTATAATTGGCCGGAGAATCGCATCAGCGATCATCGCATTGGTTATAAAGCCAATAACCTTGACACCGTGCTCAATGGGGAGCTTGGGGACCTGTTTGCCGCGCTGCAGGCCGCCGATCGCGCAGCCCGCTTGGAAGCTGAGTGA